The following coding sequences lie in one Xanthomonas hyacinthi genomic window:
- a CDS encoding DNA-deoxyinosine glycosylase, with the protein MQDVLQGLPAQIRDDCRVLLLGSMPGAMSLQHARYYAHPRNRLWPLLGALCGFDPQLDYAARLQAMQACGVGLWDVIGQCRRSGSLDTAIVRGSEVPNPLPARIAQLPQLRAIACNGAAAAQAFARFVQPQLASRAAPLAVLALPSTSPANAAFSLARLQQAWAPLQGWLTPSSAAPT; encoded by the coding sequence ATGCAGGACGTGTTGCAGGGCTTGCCTGCGCAGATTCGCGACGATTGCCGGGTGCTGCTTCTCGGCTCGATGCCCGGTGCGATGTCGCTGCAGCACGCGCGCTACTACGCGCATCCGCGCAACCGCCTGTGGCCGCTGCTTGGCGCGCTGTGCGGCTTCGATCCGCAGTTGGACTATGCGGCGCGGCTGCAGGCCATGCAGGCCTGCGGCGTGGGCCTGTGGGACGTGATCGGCCAGTGCCGGCGCAGCGGCAGCCTGGACACGGCGATCGTGCGCGGCAGCGAAGTGCCCAATCCCTTGCCCGCGCGCATTGCGCAGTTGCCGCAGCTGCGCGCGATCGCCTGCAACGGCGCCGCGGCGGCGCAGGCGTTCGCGCGTTTCGTGCAGCCGCAGCTGGCGTCGCGCGCGGCGCCGCTGGCGGTGCTGGCGCTGCCGTCGACCAGTCCGGCCAATGCCGCCTTCTCGCTGGCGCGGCTGCAGCAGGCGTGGGCGCCGCTGCAGGGCTGGCTCACGCCGTCGTCGGCAGCGCCGACCTAG
- a CDS encoding OmpW/AlkL family protein, translating to MRSIQILSLAVVSALAFAPAAFAQDGDTASGKRFAVVGSATLLDPHSKPANGLDVDGGPAPTISASWLINDNWAVELWGAADKFNHRVSASGVGKVGSVEQQPIALSGQYHFGQADNVFRPFVGVGYYQSNFSNEKIDGLSASGQHVGLDTAKGAIGTVGVDMNINSTWFARADARYMHSRPEVQVAGNGTGQDLKLDPWLVSFGVGARF from the coding sequence ATGCGGTCCATTCAAATCCTGAGCCTGGCTGTCGTTTCCGCCCTTGCGTTCGCGCCTGCCGCATTTGCGCAGGACGGCGACACCGCATCCGGCAAGCGCTTTGCCGTCGTCGGCAGCGCCACCCTGCTCGACCCTCATTCCAAGCCGGCCAACGGCCTCGACGTCGACGGCGGCCCGGCGCCGACCATCAGCGCCAGCTGGCTGATCAACGACAACTGGGCGGTGGAGCTGTGGGGCGCGGCCGACAAGTTCAACCACCGCGTCAGCGCCAGCGGCGTGGGCAAGGTCGGCAGCGTCGAGCAGCAGCCGATCGCGCTGAGCGGCCAGTACCACTTCGGCCAGGCGGACAACGTGTTCCGTCCGTTCGTCGGCGTCGGTTACTACCAGTCCAACTTCAGCAACGAAAAGATCGACGGCCTGTCGGCCAGCGGCCAGCACGTCGGCCTGGACACCGCCAAGGGTGCGATCGGCACCGTCGGCGTGGACATGAACATCAACTCCACCTGGTTCGCCCGCGCCGATGCGCGCTACATGCATTCGCGTCCGGAAGTGCAGGTCGCCGGCAACGGCACCGGCCAGGACCTGAAGCTGGATCCGTGGCTGGTCAGCTTCGGCGTCGGCGCGCGCTTCTAA
- a CDS encoding MetQ/NlpA family ABC transporter substrate-binding protein: protein MTKPPLRLLLGAAVLALAACGKTSAPGADNATLSVAATAVPHAEILEVVKPLLAKQGVTLDVRVFNDYVQPNDQVVQKQIDVNYFQTEPYLDAYNRDRKSDLVTVIGVHIEPFGAYSRRFKSLAELPQGADVVIPNDPSNNSRALILLDKAGVIKLKDPGNALSTQRDIVANPKQLKFRELDSAMLPRVLDQVDLALINTNYALDAGLNPARDALAIESKDSPYVNFLVARPDNKDDPRVQKLAKALTSPEVKAFIERKYQGAVLPAF, encoded by the coding sequence ATGACCAAACCCCCGCTTCGTCTGCTGCTCGGCGCCGCCGTGCTGGCCCTGGCCGCCTGCGGCAAGACCTCCGCGCCCGGCGCCGACAATGCAACGCTCAGCGTCGCCGCCACCGCGGTGCCGCACGCGGAAATCCTGGAGGTGGTCAAGCCGCTGCTGGCCAAGCAGGGCGTGACCCTGGACGTGCGCGTGTTCAACGACTACGTGCAGCCCAACGACCAGGTGGTGCAGAAGCAGATCGACGTGAACTACTTCCAGACCGAGCCGTACCTGGACGCCTACAACCGCGATCGCAAGAGCGACCTGGTCACCGTGATCGGCGTGCACATCGAGCCGTTCGGCGCCTATTCGCGCCGCTTCAAGTCGCTGGCCGAACTGCCGCAGGGCGCCGACGTGGTGATCCCCAACGATCCCAGCAACAACAGCCGCGCGCTGATCCTGCTCGACAAGGCCGGGGTCATCAAGCTCAAGGACCCGGGCAACGCGCTGTCGACCCAGCGCGATATCGTCGCCAACCCCAAGCAGCTGAAGTTCCGCGAACTGGATTCGGCGATGCTGCCGCGGGTGCTGGACCAGGTCGACCTGGCGCTGATCAACACCAACTACGCGCTCGACGCCGGACTCAATCCCGCCCGCGACGCGCTGGCGATCGAGAGCAAGGACTCGCCGTACGTGAACTTCCTGGTCGCGCGCCCCGACAACAAGGACGACCCGCGCGTGCAGAAGCTGGCCAAGGCGCTGACCAGCCCCGAGGTCAAGGCGTTCATCGAGCGCAAGTACCAGGGCGCGGTGCTGCCGGCGTTCTGA
- a CDS encoding methionine ABC transporter permease, which produces MIPFATAASGFFRNLDAGKWAEIGRATLDTLLMLGGSLPLTLLIGLPLGVLLFLSGPRQTHQRPLLYATLALAINVLRSVPFIILMIAMIPLTLWAMGTSLGVRGAILPLVVGAAPFYARLVETALREVDRGVVEASLAMGATTWQLVTRVLLPEARPGLIAGATVTTIALIGFTAMGGAIGSGGLGDLAYRDGYQRSHADVALITVVVLLLLVQGLQMLGDRLVAHYSRR; this is translated from the coding sequence ATGATCCCGTTCGCCACCGCCGCCAGCGGCTTCTTCCGCAATCTCGACGCCGGCAAATGGGCCGAGATCGGCCGTGCCACGCTGGACACGCTGCTGATGCTCGGCGGCTCGCTGCCGCTGACCCTGCTGATCGGCCTGCCGCTGGGCGTGCTGCTGTTCCTGAGCGGGCCGCGCCAGACCCACCAGCGGCCGCTGCTGTACGCCACGCTGGCGCTGGCGATCAACGTGCTGCGCTCGGTGCCCTTCATCATCCTGATGATTGCGATGATCCCGCTGACGCTGTGGGCGATGGGCACTTCGCTGGGCGTGCGCGGCGCGATCCTGCCGCTGGTGGTGGGCGCGGCGCCGTTCTACGCGCGGCTGGTGGAGACGGCGCTGCGCGAAGTGGACCGCGGCGTGGTCGAGGCCAGCCTGGCGATGGGCGCGACCACCTGGCAGCTGGTGACGCGGGTGCTGCTGCCCGAGGCGCGGCCGGGGCTGATCGCCGGCGCCACGGTGACCACCATCGCGCTGATCGGCTTCACCGCGATGGGCGGCGCGATCGGTTCCGGCGGCCTCGGCGACCTGGCCTACCGCGACGGCTACCAGCGCTCGCACGCCGACGTGGCGCTGATCACGGTGGTGGTGCTGCTGTTGCTGGTGCAGGGGCTGCAGATGCTCGGCGATCGGCTGGTCGCGCATTACAGCCGGCGTTGA
- a CDS encoding methionine ABC transporter ATP-binding protein — MIQFEHLHKSYPVAGQSVVALHPLDLEIRAGEVFGIIGHSGAGKSTLIRLINRLEEPSGGRLLIDGEDVTALDRAGLRTLRRRIGMIFQHFNLLSSRSVADNVAFPLQLAGTARAQIQARVAELLARVGLAEHASKYPAQLSGGQKQRVGIARALATGPQILLCDEATSALDPQTTASVLSLLAQINRELGLTIVLITHEMEVIRRVCDRVAVLDAGHLVESGPVTEVFLHPRHPTTRRFVSEAEHVDDGELHRDFAAVAGRILRLTFLGGDTYAPLLGRIARETAVDYNILSGRIDRIKDTPYGQLTVALVGGDLDAAQAGFVAAGVHVEELRR; from the coding sequence GTGATCCAGTTCGAGCACCTGCACAAGTCCTACCCCGTTGCCGGCCAATCGGTCGTGGCCTTGCATCCGCTCGACCTGGAAATCCGCGCCGGCGAGGTGTTCGGCATCATCGGCCATTCCGGTGCCGGCAAGTCCACGCTGATCCGGCTGATCAACCGGCTCGAGGAGCCCAGCGGCGGGCGCCTGCTGATCGACGGCGAGGACGTCACCGCGCTGGACCGCGCCGGGCTGCGCACGCTGCGCCGGCGCATCGGCATGATCTTCCAGCACTTCAACCTGCTGTCCTCGCGCAGCGTGGCCGACAACGTCGCCTTCCCACTGCAACTGGCCGGCACCGCGCGTGCGCAGATCCAGGCGCGGGTGGCCGAGCTGCTGGCCCGGGTCGGCCTGGCCGAGCACGCCAGCAAGTATCCGGCGCAGCTGTCCGGCGGGCAGAAGCAGCGCGTCGGCATCGCCCGCGCGCTGGCCACCGGGCCGCAGATCCTGCTGTGCGACGAGGCCACCAGCGCGCTGGATCCGCAGACCACCGCCTCGGTGCTGAGCCTGCTGGCGCAGATCAACCGCGAGCTGGGCCTGACCATCGTGCTGATCACCCACGAGATGGAGGTGATCCGGCGCGTCTGCGACCGCGTGGCGGTGCTCGACGCCGGGCATCTGGTCGAAAGCGGGCCGGTCACCGAAGTATTCCTGCATCCGCGCCATCCGACCACGCGCCGCTTCGTGTCCGAGGCCGAACACGTGGACGATGGCGAGCTGCATCGCGACTTCGCCGCGGTGGCCGGGCGCATCCTGCGCCTGACCTTCCTCGGCGGCGACACCTACGCGCCGCTGCTCGGGCGCATCGCGCGCGAGACCGCGGTGGACTACAACATCCTGTCCGGGCGCATCGACCGGATCAAGGACACCCCGTACGGCCAGCTGACCGTGGCCCTGGTCGGCGGCGACCTGGACGCGGCGCAGGCCGGGTTCGTCGCCGCCGGCGTGCATGTCGAGGAACTGCGCCGATGA
- a CDS encoding DMT family transporter: protein MPTSRSNAAAAAWMVAAVACFALMDAAMKLLTAHYPALQVATLRGGASLPFVLLWVLASAGPRSILPVRWGLHLLRGVLGIAMIGCFAGALRSLPLSTAYTIYFVAPLLVAALSVPLLGERVGPRRWAAIGIGLVGVLVVLRPGVGGFVSLPGLMVLLAAAAYAVAAVLVSLLARTDTPQSLVVWFLLIMALGAGALALPAWSPLRLADAGWIATLGVAGALGQVALTQAFRRGDASLIAPLEYSGLIWVIPWDWLLWRKLPDAWTWLGAAIIVASGLYLLHRERVRASVRPPPQVHP from the coding sequence ATGCCCACGTCCCGTTCCAACGCCGCGGCCGCCGCCTGGATGGTCGCGGCGGTCGCCTGCTTCGCGCTGATGGATGCGGCGATGAAGCTGCTGACCGCGCACTATCCGGCGCTGCAGGTGGCCACGCTGCGCGGCGGCGCCTCGCTGCCGTTCGTGCTGCTGTGGGTGCTGGCCAGTGCCGGCCCGCGTTCGATCCTGCCGGTGCGCTGGGGCCTGCATCTGCTGCGCGGCGTGCTCGGCATCGCCATGATCGGCTGCTTCGCCGGGGCGCTGCGCAGCCTGCCGCTGTCCACCGCCTACACGATCTACTTCGTCGCGCCGCTGCTGGTGGCGGCGCTGTCGGTGCCATTGCTGGGCGAACGGGTCGGCCCGCGGCGCTGGGCCGCGATCGGCATCGGCCTGGTCGGCGTGCTGGTGGTGCTGCGCCCGGGCGTGGGCGGCTTCGTCTCGCTGCCGGGGTTGATGGTGCTGCTGGCCGCAGCCGCCTACGCGGTCGCGGCGGTGCTGGTCAGCCTGCTGGCGCGCACCGACACGCCGCAGTCGCTGGTGGTCTGGTTCCTGCTGATCATGGCGCTGGGCGCCGGCGCGCTGGCGCTGCCGGCCTGGAGCCCGCTGCGCCTGGCCGATGCCGGCTGGATCGCCACGCTCGGCGTGGCCGGCGCGCTGGGTCAGGTGGCCCTGACCCAGGCGTTCCGCCGCGGCGACGCCTCGCTGATCGCGCCGCTGGAGTACAGCGGCCTGATCTGGGTGATCCCGTGGGACTGGCTGCTGTGGCGCAAGCTGCCCGACGCCTGGACCTGGCTGGGCGCGGCGATCATCGTCGCCAGCGGCCTGTACCTGCTGCATCGCGAGCGGGTCCGCGCCAGCGTGCGGCCGCCGCCGCAGGTGCACCCGTAG
- a CDS encoding YajQ family cyclic di-GMP-binding protein produces MPSFDVVSEIDKHELTNAIDQANRELSTRFDFKGVEARFELDDQVINQAAPSDFQVKQMTDILRARLIARGIDVRCLEFGDVETNLAGARQKVTVKQGIEQKLAKKIVAAIKDAKLKVEAQINGDKLRISGKKRDDLQDVMALLKKSDFELPLQFENFRD; encoded by the coding sequence ATGCCTTCCTTCGATGTCGTCTCCGAAATCGACAAGCACGAACTGACCAATGCCATCGACCAGGCGAACCGCGAGCTGTCGACCCGCTTCGATTTCAAGGGCGTGGAGGCCCGCTTCGAGCTCGACGACCAGGTCATCAACCAGGCCGCGCCGAGCGACTTCCAGGTCAAGCAGATGACCGACATCCTGCGCGCGCGGCTGATCGCGCGCGGCATCGACGTGCGCTGCCTGGAATTCGGCGACGTGGAGACCAACCTGGCCGGCGCGCGGCAGAAGGTCACGGTCAAGCAGGGCATCGAGCAGAAGCTGGCCAAGAAGATCGTCGCGGCGATCAAGGACGCCAAGCTCAAGGTGGAAGCGCAGATCAACGGCGACAAGCTGCGCATCAGCGGCAAGAAGCGCGACGACCTGCAGGACGTGATGGCGCTGTTGAAGAAGAGCGATTTCGAGCTGCCGCTGCAGTTCGAGAATTTCCGCGACTGA
- a CDS encoding DUF1415 domain-containing protein, with product MNDLDPNADPIAATRQWLERAVIGLNLCPFAKAVHVKRQIRYVRSDATTPEALLEELSEELLLLRDTPAEQIDTTLIVHPQVLGDFLDYNDFLDNADAAVDALDLHGILQVASFHPHYQFAGTAPDDIGNYTNRAPFPTLHLLREDSVERAVAAFPDADVIVERNLQTLETLGLDGWKKLFESRDS from the coding sequence TTGAACGACCTGGACCCGAACGCCGATCCGATCGCCGCGACCCGGCAATGGCTGGAACGCGCGGTGATCGGCCTGAACCTGTGCCCGTTCGCCAAGGCCGTGCACGTCAAGCGGCAGATCCGCTACGTGCGCAGCGACGCGACCACGCCCGAGGCCTTGCTGGAGGAGTTGAGCGAGGAACTGCTGTTGCTGCGCGACACCCCGGCCGAGCAGATCGACACCACCTTGATCGTGCATCCGCAGGTACTCGGCGATTTCCTGGACTACAACGATTTCCTCGACAACGCCGACGCGGCGGTGGACGCGCTGGACCTGCACGGCATCCTGCAGGTGGCCAGCTTCCATCCGCACTACCAGTTTGCCGGCACCGCGCCGGACGACATCGGCAACTACACCAACCGCGCGCCCTTCCCCACCTTGCACCTGCTGCGCGAGGACAGCGTCGAACGCGCCGTGGCCGCGTTCCCGGACGCGGACGTGATCGTGGAGCGCAATCTGCAGACGTTGGAGACGCTGGGGCTGGACGGATGGAAGAAGCTGTTCGAGAGCCGGGATTCGTGA